One Williamsia phyllosphaerae DNA segment encodes these proteins:
- a CDS encoding tetratricopeptide repeat protein, translating to MTDRDDRDDGDGSVSTRAVTRADLGVDAQDADTTADEREDTGSARAGDDVEVATQAAIPDVATQAAVPDVATQAAVPDVATQAAVPDVATQAAVPDVATQAVASPDTDSSTSATTDDTGTRMAPPLHKVSGRRKRKKRRLGVGLVEVAWVRDIEPEDAVMTDPVIPESKRDCWQCGRAIGRADGPDAGPLTGDCPHCGAHYSFVPGLAPGTIVADQYEITGAIAHGGLGWIYLAFDRNVSDRAVVLKGLLNSKDAEAQAVAFAERQFLASVSHPNIVKIFNFVEHHDVSGSTFGYIVMEYVGGATLKSLTTVDGDSSHRTHLPVEQAIAYLLEVMPALAYLHSIGLVFNDIKPENIMIGGDEVKLIDLGAVSPINGYGHLYGTPGFQAPEIVKTGPQIATDVYSIGRTLAVLTVPMPMENGRYVDGLPGVEASKVLADNESFRRLLQRATDPDPEHRFASAEEMTTQMVNVLRETVARTTGVPRPALSSVFTPQRTTFGTDLLLGPVDGFFDPINSETFLDPDDIAAALPVPLVDQLDPAAGLLNSAQLSEPNQTLDTIRSAKQDGLSSLIGTDPSDDHPSLEVDLAEARAYIELGDVDTALGLLDITSRHHQHSWRIEWFLGICALMNSEPELAHERFASVLIAMPGEVAPKLAVAATAELIGRWLRREAGESAERDTSIKRWNAVALREYTALWQTDRGIVTAAFGVARMRFTAGDVEATVKALDDVPATSRHFNTASCTAVLALVHGREPEQVTGEQIREAARRLAAMPETEPRKPRLSIMVLGTALGWLGVNPDRASENISLLGFPFTEHGLRAGLERSLRRLARATVDREQRFNLIDLANLIRPHTLF from the coding sequence ATGACCGATCGAGACGACCGCGACGACGGTGACGGCTCGGTGTCCACCCGAGCGGTGACCCGTGCCGATCTCGGCGTCGACGCCCAGGATGCGGACACGACGGCCGACGAGCGAGAGGACACGGGTTCGGCCCGCGCCGGGGACGATGTCGAGGTCGCAACGCAGGCCGCGATACCCGACGTCGCCACCCAGGCCGCCGTACCGGATGTGGCCACGCAAGCCGCGGTACCCGATGTGGCCACCCAGGCCGCGGTACCCGATGTGGCCACGCAAGCCGCCGTACCCGATGTCGCCACCCAGGCGGTCGCCTCCCCGGACACCGACTCGTCGACCTCGGCCACCACCGACGACACCGGCACCCGGATGGCTCCCCCGCTGCACAAGGTGTCCGGGCGCAGGAAGCGGAAGAAGCGTCGTCTCGGCGTCGGTCTGGTCGAGGTCGCGTGGGTCCGCGACATCGAACCCGAGGACGCGGTGATGACCGACCCCGTCATCCCGGAGAGCAAGCGGGACTGCTGGCAGTGCGGGCGAGCGATCGGCCGCGCCGACGGTCCCGACGCCGGCCCGCTGACCGGCGACTGTCCGCACTGCGGCGCGCACTACTCGTTCGTGCCGGGGCTTGCGCCGGGGACCATCGTCGCCGACCAGTACGAGATCACCGGCGCCATCGCACACGGCGGACTGGGATGGATCTACCTCGCCTTCGACCGCAACGTCTCCGACCGTGCGGTCGTGCTCAAGGGCCTGCTGAACTCCAAAGACGCAGAGGCACAGGCGGTCGCGTTCGCCGAGCGTCAGTTCCTCGCGTCGGTGTCGCACCCCAACATCGTCAAGATCTTCAACTTCGTCGAGCACCACGACGTCAGCGGCTCGACGTTCGGCTACATCGTGATGGAGTACGTCGGCGGTGCGACGCTCAAGAGCCTGACCACCGTCGACGGCGACTCGTCGCACCGAACCCACCTCCCCGTCGAGCAGGCGATCGCGTACCTGCTCGAGGTGATGCCCGCGCTGGCGTACCTGCACTCGATCGGGTTGGTGTTCAACGACATCAAGCCGGAGAACATCATGATCGGCGGTGACGAGGTGAAGCTCATCGACCTCGGTGCCGTCTCCCCCATCAACGGGTACGGACACCTCTACGGAACACCGGGTTTCCAGGCGCCGGAGATCGTCAAGACCGGCCCGCAGATCGCCACCGACGTCTACAGCATCGGCCGCACCCTGGCCGTGCTGACCGTGCCGATGCCGATGGAGAACGGCCGATACGTCGACGGCCTTCCGGGTGTCGAGGCATCGAAGGTGTTGGCCGACAACGAGTCGTTCCGACGCCTGCTTCAGCGCGCCACCGATCCCGATCCGGAGCACCGCTTCGCCTCCGCGGAGGAGATGACCACACAGATGGTCAACGTCCTGCGCGAGACCGTGGCGCGTACGACCGGCGTACCCCGCCCCGCCCTGTCGTCGGTGTTCACCCCGCAGCGCACCACGTTCGGGACCGACCTGCTGCTCGGGCCGGTGGACGGCTTCTTCGACCCGATCAACTCCGAGACGTTCCTCGACCCGGACGACATCGCGGCCGCGCTGCCGGTGCCCCTGGTCGATCAGCTCGATCCCGCTGCCGGACTGCTCAACTCGGCTCAGCTGTCCGAGCCGAACCAGACGCTCGACACGATCCGGTCGGCCAAGCAGGACGGGTTGTCGTCGTTGATCGGCACCGACCCGTCCGACGACCACCCGTCGCTCGAGGTCGACCTGGCCGAGGCCCGCGCCTACATCGAACTCGGCGACGTCGACACCGCGCTCGGCCTGCTCGACATCACCTCTCGCCACCATCAACACTCGTGGCGAATCGAATGGTTCCTGGGCATCTGTGCGCTGATGAACTCCGAACCCGAGCTGGCGCACGAGCGTTTCGCGTCGGTGCTGATCGCCATGCCCGGAGAGGTGGCGCCCAAGCTGGCCGTCGCCGCCACCGCGGAGTTGATCGGTCGGTGGCTGCGACGGGAGGCCGGCGAGTCCGCCGAACGGGACACGTCGATCAAGCGCTGGAACGCCGTCGCGCTCCGGGAGTACACCGCGCTGTGGCAGACCGACCGCGGTATCGTCACCGCCGCGTTCGGCGTCGCCCGGATGCGTTTCACCGCAGGCGATGTCGAGGCGACAGTCAAGGCACTCGACGACGTCCCCGCCACCAGCAGGCACTTCAACACCGCGTCGTGCACCGCGGTGCTCGCCCTGGTGCACGGACGCGAACCGGAGCAGGTGACCGGCGAACAGATCCGCGAGGCCGCCCGCCGACTCGCCGCGATGCCCGAGACCGAACCGCGCAAGCCGCGGCTGTCGATCATGGTGTTGGGGACCGCGCTCGGCTGGCTCGGCGTCAACCCCGACCGTGCGTCGGAGAACATCTCACTACTCGGGTTCCCGTTCACCGAGCACGGGTTGCGCGCGGGGTTGGAGCGTTCGCTGCGCCGTCTCGCCCGGGCCACCGTCGATCGAGAACAGCGCTTCAACCTGATCGACCTGGCCAACCTCATCCGCCCGCACACACTCTTCTGA
- a CDS encoding acetate kinase: MSGGNTAPTGTASGSVLVLNSGSSSLKYQLVHPDSGEVIASGVVERIGDHDASVEHTQNGDTQNFSGAITNHREALQRALHLFDECGTDLRTSDLLAVGHRVVHGGKSFSEPVLVSDEVIAEVDRLSSLAPLHNPVNLIGIEAIRELLPDVPAVCVFDTAFFHDLPSHSATYAIDHEVAERHNIRRYGFHGTSHEYVSGAAAEFLDRDPADVNLIVLHLGNGASASAVRGGRAVDTSMGLTPLEGLVMGTRSGDIDPAIVMYLRRVADMDVDAIDTMLNKSSGLKGLCGENDFRTITSMVDDGDEAATLAYDVYIHRLRRYIGAYLVDLGRVDAIVFTAGVGENAPTVRRDGLANLERFGIVVDDDANAARSRDARRISTGDSEIAVLVIPTNEELAIARKAAALVR; this comes from the coding sequence ATGAGCGGTGGCAACACAGCCCCCACGGGCACGGCGTCCGGGTCTGTTCTCGTCCTCAACTCTGGATCATCATCGTTGAAATACCAGCTGGTGCATCCCGATTCCGGCGAGGTCATCGCCTCGGGGGTCGTCGAGCGGATCGGCGACCACGACGCGTCGGTCGAGCACACGCAGAACGGGGACACGCAGAACTTTTCCGGCGCCATCACTAATCATCGGGAGGCGCTGCAGCGCGCCCTGCACCTGTTCGACGAGTGCGGCACCGATCTGCGGACCAGCGACCTGTTGGCGGTGGGGCACCGCGTCGTGCACGGTGGTAAGAGCTTCAGCGAGCCGGTCCTGGTGAGCGACGAGGTCATCGCCGAGGTCGATCGCCTGTCGAGCCTTGCGCCGCTGCACAATCCGGTGAACCTGATCGGCATCGAGGCCATCCGTGAGTTGCTCCCGGACGTTCCCGCGGTGTGTGTTTTCGACACGGCGTTCTTCCACGATCTCCCGTCGCACAGCGCCACCTACGCCATCGACCACGAGGTCGCCGAGCGTCACAACATTCGGCGGTACGGGTTCCACGGCACCTCACACGAGTACGTGAGCGGTGCGGCCGCGGAGTTCCTCGACCGGGATCCGGCCGACGTCAACCTGATCGTGCTGCACCTGGGCAACGGCGCGTCGGCGTCGGCGGTCCGGGGTGGGCGCGCCGTCGACACCTCGATGGGGCTGACGCCGCTCGAAGGACTGGTCATGGGAACCCGCAGCGGCGACATCGATCCCGCGATCGTGATGTATCTGCGTCGCGTGGCCGACATGGATGTCGACGCCATCGACACGATGCTGAACAAGTCGTCCGGACTCAAGGGGCTGTGCGGGGAGAACGACTTCCGCACCATCACGTCGATGGTCGACGACGGGGACGAGGCCGCGACCCTGGCCTACGACGTGTACATCCACCGCCTTCGTCGCTACATCGGTGCGTACCTGGTGGATCTGGGGCGGGTCGACGCGATCGTCTTCACCGCCGGCGTCGGCGAGAACGCGCCGACTGTGCGCCGCGACGGATTGGCGAACCTCGAACGGTTCGGAATCGTCGTCGATGACGACGCGAACGCCGCACGGTCACGCGACGCCCGACGAATATCGACCGGCGACAGTGAGATCGCGGTGTTGGTCATCCCCACGAACGAGGAACTGGCCATCGCCCGCAAGGCGGCCGCGCTCGTCCGCTGA
- the pta gene encoding phosphate acetyltransferase yields the protein MGAGSPTSSSIYIASPEGDTGKSTIALGTLHLLAATGGRIGVFRPISRAAAGERDYILDLLIEHDSVDLSYEDCIGVTYEQVHGDPEATLAEIVDRFHTVEEQCDSVLVIGSDFTDVASPSELSFNARIAANLGTPMVLALKAAERTPEEVLALADLCLTEIKGAHAQAVALIANRCDPAQLEAVKDILETTGLPAWSLPEDPVLVSPTMAELMTALDGELFSGDPELLDREAMSVMVGGMTAEHILERLTDGVAVITPADRSDVLLALVTANAAQGFPKLSGIIMNGGIRPHPMIESLVEGLKPALPIISCEQGTYETARAAALARGRVGVESVRKIDAALTLMEEHVDSASLLERLRLSAPTVVTPQMFEYQLIAQAKSDRQRIVLPEGEDDRILRAAGRLLRRGVADLTLLGNVDAIHSRAQELGVDLDAAHVIDPRDSEHLESFATTYTELRKHKGMDLARARQVMGDVSYFGTMMVHEGLVDGMVSGATHTTAHTIRPAFEIIKTLEGVSTVSSVFFMCLADRVLAYGDCAIVPDPTSEQLADIAISSAATAEQFGIEARVALLSYSTGESGSGADVDKVRSATELVRERAPELLVEGPIQYDAAVEPSVAQSKMPDSKVAGQATVLVFPDLNTGNNTYKAVQRSASAVAIGPVLQGLRKPINDLSRGALVSDIVNTVAITAIQAQALQS from the coding sequence TCGCCGGAGGGTGACACCGGGAAGTCCACCATCGCGCTGGGCACGTTGCATCTGCTCGCCGCGACCGGTGGCCGCATCGGTGTGTTCCGCCCCATCTCGCGGGCCGCGGCCGGCGAGCGCGACTACATCCTCGATCTGCTGATCGAGCACGACTCGGTGGACCTGTCCTACGAGGACTGCATCGGCGTGACCTACGAGCAGGTCCACGGTGACCCCGAGGCCACGCTGGCCGAGATCGTCGACCGCTTCCACACCGTGGAGGAGCAGTGCGACTCGGTGTTGGTGATCGGGTCGGATTTCACCGACGTGGCCAGTCCGTCGGAGCTCAGCTTCAACGCGCGGATCGCAGCGAACCTGGGTACCCCGATGGTGCTCGCGCTCAAGGCTGCCGAGCGCACCCCCGAGGAGGTGCTGGCGTTGGCCGATCTGTGCCTCACCGAGATCAAGGGCGCGCACGCGCAGGCGGTCGCCCTGATCGCCAACCGCTGCGACCCCGCCCAGCTCGAGGCGGTCAAGGACATCCTCGAGACGACCGGACTGCCGGCGTGGTCGTTGCCCGAGGACCCGGTGTTGGTGTCGCCGACGATGGCCGAACTGATGACCGCGCTCGACGGCGAGCTCTTCAGTGGCGACCCCGAACTGCTCGATCGCGAGGCGATGAGCGTGATGGTCGGTGGCATGACCGCCGAGCACATCCTCGAGCGCCTCACCGACGGTGTTGCCGTGATCACCCCGGCCGATCGATCCGACGTTCTGCTGGCCCTGGTGACCGCCAATGCGGCACAGGGATTCCCGAAGTTGTCCGGCATCATCATGAACGGCGGCATCCGCCCGCACCCGATGATCGAGTCCCTCGTCGAGGGCCTCAAGCCGGCGCTGCCGATCATCTCGTGCGAGCAGGGCACCTACGAGACCGCACGGGCCGCCGCACTCGCACGCGGTCGGGTCGGGGTCGAGTCGGTTCGCAAGATCGACGCCGCACTCACTCTCATGGAGGAACACGTCGACTCGGCGTCGCTGCTCGAACGGCTGCGGTTGTCGGCCCCGACCGTGGTCACGCCGCAGATGTTCGAGTATCAGCTCATCGCGCAGGCCAAGTCGGACCGCCAACGCATCGTGCTGCCCGAGGGTGAGGACGACCGGATCCTGCGCGCGGCCGGACGTCTGCTCCGACGCGGTGTTGCCGACCTGACGCTGCTCGGCAACGTCGACGCCATACATTCGCGGGCTCAGGAACTCGGTGTCGATCTCGACGCGGCGCACGTCATCGACCCTCGCGATTCCGAACACCTCGAGTCGTTCGCGACGACCTACACCGAACTCCGCAAGCACAAGGGCATGGACCTCGCCCGGGCACGACAGGTGATGGGCGACGTCTCCTACTTCGGCACGATGATGGTGCACGAGGGGCTCGTCGACGGGATGGTGTCCGGTGCAACCCACACCACCGCACACACCATCCGGCCCGCGTTCGAGATCATCAAGACCCTCGAGGGCGTGTCCACGGTGTCGAGTGTCTTCTTCATGTGTCTCGCCGATCGTGTTCTCGCCTACGGTGATTGCGCGATCGTGCCGGATCCCACCTCGGAACAGCTCGCCGACATCGCGATCTCGTCGGCGGCCACCGCCGAGCAGTTCGGTATCGAGGCCCGCGTCGCGTTGCTGTCGTATTCCACCGGTGAATCCGGATCCGGCGCCGACGTCGACAAGGTCCGCTCGGCCACCGAGCTGGTGCGTGAACGAGCCCCGGAACTGTTGGTGGAGGGGCCGATCCAGTACGACGCCGCGGTGGAACCCTCGGTGGCGCAGAGCAAGATGCCCGACTCGAAGGTCGCGGGCCAGGCAACGGTGCTCGTCTTCCCGGATCTCAACACCGGCAACAACACCTACAAGGCGGTGCAGCGCAGCGCATCCGCAGTCGCGATCGGACCGGTCCTGCAGGGGCTGCGTAAACCGATCAACGACCTCTCCCGCGGCGCGCTCGTCTCCGACATCGTCAACACCGTCGCCATCACCGCGATCCAGGCCCAGGCACTGCAGTCATGA